A genomic region of Glycine max cultivar Williams 82 chromosome 15, Glycine_max_v4.0, whole genome shotgun sequence contains the following coding sequences:
- the LOC100798578 gene encoding receptor-like serine/threonine-protein kinase ALE2 encodes MELQLIFLLIKLHFVICIPQLHEYAATYLHHSRIRSPSSIAFPPSESLSGLPHSIALPPSKASSRNAGSIALSPSKSFPKMKWTHSSMDSPISHHKHRHSRRKSNNQVPGPTYPIHPHTHQGSPVFKYQHSFSSPMSLRLNAPTSAPAPAPASSPTVLSHHLNVPSPSPRISPPGSSLKKTETPPPAYTLVLPSPPPNKDCISVTCSEPLTYTPPGSPCGCVWPLQVKLRINIAIYKFFPLVSKLANEIAASVLLNHNQVRVVGADATSQQLEKTIVLINLVPQGVKFDDTTAFLIYKKFWQREVLNDASAFGDYEVLYVHYPGLPPSPPSNVHGIDVEPYPGRRNDGTIVKPLGVDVSGKKKEGSGGRMVIMIVLSSFAAFVLFIGVAWLCLLKCGSCTLEPEQIPDVKIPFSSKRSAGTASARALNYGSMPGSRSMSFNSGTIIYTGSAKIFTLNEIEKATNNFDSSRILGEGGFGLVYKGDLDDGRDVAVKILKREDQHGDREFFVEAETLSCLHHRNLVKLIGLCTEKQTRCLVYELVPNGSVESHLHGADKETEPLDWDARMKIALGAARGLAYLHEDCNPCVIHRDFKSSNILLEYDFTPKVSDFGLARTTLNEGSNHISTHVIGTFGYVAPEYAMTGHLLVKSDVYSYGVVLLELLTGRKPVDLSQPPGQENLVAWARPLLTSKEGLQKIIDPIIKPVFSVDTMVKVAAIASMCVQPEVTQRPFMGEVVQALKLVCSEFEETSYVRLKSFREDDLATSVPGERVGISECNITLPQPG; translated from the exons ATGGAATTGCAGCTTATTTTCCTGCTAATTAAGCTACATTTTGTTATATGTATTCCCCAGCTTCATGAATATGCTG CCACTTATCTGCACCATTCGAGAATCAGAAGCCCTTCAAGTATTGCATTCCCGCCATCAGAATCACTTTCTGGACTTCCTCATAGTATTGCACTTCCACCTTCCAAGGCATCTTCTAGAAATGCCGGAAGTATTGCACTTTCACCTTCCAAATCATTCCCCAAAATGAAATGGACGCACAGTTCTATGGACTCTCCAATATCACACCATAAGCATCGCCATTCCAGAAGAAAGTCCAACAACCAAGTTCCTGGCCCAACCTATCCAATCCACCCTCATACTCATCAAG GTTCTCCAGTCTTCAAATATCAACATTCATTCTCTTCACCTATGAGCCTGCGTTTAAATGCACCCACATCAGCACCAGCACCAGCACCTGCATCATCACCAACAGTTCTATCACACCACTTGAATG TACCCTCTCCTTCACCTAGAATTTCACCTCCAGGTTCATCATTGAAGAAGACAGAGACTCCACCACCAGCATATACTTTGGTTCTACCATCTCCACCACCTAACAAAG ATTGTATATCGGTGACTTGCTCTGAGCCCTTGACATATACACCTCCTGGATCACCTTGTGGTTGTGTGTGGCCACTTCAAGTTAAACTTCGCATCAACATTGCAATATACAAGTTTTTTCCTTTGGTTTCCAAGCTTGCCAATGAAATTGCTGCTAGTGTTTTGCTGAACCATAATCAAGTACGCGTTGTGGGAGCTGATGCAACTAGCCAGCAGCTCGAGAAAACCATTGTTCTCATAAATTTGGTACCTCAAGGAGTGAAGTTTGATGACACAactgcatttttaatatataagaaattcTGGCAGAGAGAGGTTCTCAATGATGCTTCTGCCTTTGGTGACTATGAAGTGCTCTATGTTCATTATCCAG GCCTTCCACCATCTCCACCTTCAAATGTTCACGGTATAGATGTTGAACCATACCCTGGTCGCAGGAACGATGGAACAATAGTGAAACCTTTAGGAGTAGATGTCTcagggaagaaaaaagaagggagTGGTGGAAGAATGGTTATTATGATCGTGCTGTCATCTTTTGCTGCCTTTGTTCTATTCATTGGAGTTGCCTGGCTTTGTCTCTTGAAATGTGGTTCCTGCACTCTTGAACCTGAACAAATTCCAGATGTCAAAATTCCATTCTCTTCAAAGCGATCAG CAGGGACTGCCAGTGCAAGGGCATTGAATTATGGGAGCATGCCGGGTTCTAGATCAATGTCCTTCAATTCTGGAACAATAATATATACAGGATCAGCTAAAATATTTACTTTGAATGAAATAGAGAAAGCAACAAATAACTTCGATTCTTCAAGAATATTAGGAGAAGGTGGCTTCGGTCTTGTTTACAAAGGTGACCTAGATGACGGCAGGGATGTGGCAGTGAAGATTCTCAAAAGAGAGGACCAGCATGGAGACCGTGAATTCTTTGTAGAAGCTGAGACGCTTAGCTGCTTGCACCATAGAAATTTAGTTAAATTGATAGGTTTATGCACAGAGAAACAAACTCGCTGCTTAGTCTACGAGCTTGTCCCTAATGGCAGCGTTGAATCCCACTTACATG GTGCTGACAAGGAAACCGAGCCACTTGATTGGGATGCACGGATGAAGATTGCACTTGGTGCAGCTAGGGGATTGGCTTATCTGCATGAAGATTGTAATCCATGTGTCATACATAGGGACTTCAAATCCAGCAACATCTTGTTGGAATATGATTTTACACCCAAAGTTTCAGATTTTGGATTGGCTAGAACAACACTGAACGAGGGAAGCAACCACATCTCAACACATGTCATTGGAACATTTGG CTACGTAGCTCCTGAATATGCAATGACCGGCCATCTTCTTGTGAAAAGTGATGTTTACAGCTATGGAGTTGTACTCCTTGAGCTCCTAACTGGAAGAAAGCCTGTGGATTTGTCACAGCCACCAGGTCAAGAAAACCTTGTTGCTTGGGCTCGTCCACTTCTTACAAGTAAGGAGGGTTTGCAGAAGATCATAGACCCAATTATAAAACCCGTTTTTTCTGTCGATACCATGGTAAAAGTTGCAGCAATTGCATCCATGTGTGTGCAACCAGAAGTCACTCAACGTCCTTTCATGGGTGAAGTTGTTCAGGCATTGAAGCTGGTATGCAGTGAGTTTGAGGAAACAAGTTATGTAAGACTGAAAAGCTTTCGAGAAGATGATCTTGCAACCAGTGTTCCAGGTGAGAGAGTGGGAATTTCAGAGTGTAACATAACACTGCCTCAGCCTGGTTAA